Proteins found in one Solitalea lacus genomic segment:
- a CDS encoding VOC family protein, translating to MSKHAINWFEIPVEDFERAKKFYSHILNFEMVEMLMGSDRMGFFPSEAGSVSGAIVSGKNHHPGDTGVYIYLNCGDNMMEVLNKVQEVGGSILVPKTIISPEYGYFAFIKDTEGNKIGLHSHH from the coding sequence ATGTCTAAACACGCCATTAATTGGTTCGAAATTCCGGTGGAGGATTTTGAACGTGCTAAAAAGTTCTACTCGCACATACTCAATTTTGAAATGGTTGAAATGCTTATGGGATCAGATCGGATGGGCTTTTTCCCAAGTGAAGCAGGAAGTGTAAGCGGAGCCATCGTTTCAGGAAAAAATCACCACCCTGGAGATACTGGCGTTTATATTTATCTTAATTGCGGCGATAATATGATGGAAGTTCTCAATAAAGTACAGGAAGTTGGAGGTTCTATTTTAGTACCCAAAACCATCATTAGTCCCGAATACGGATATTTTGCTTTTATTAAAGACACTGAAGGAAACAAAATAGGTTTACATTCACATCACTAG
- a CDS encoding NAD(P)/FAD-dependent oxidoreductase has product MLSYWEHTSFIHYDFIVVGSGIAGLSTACCLKERKPSASVLVLERGIFPTGASTKNAGFACFGNVGEITDDLRHLTEEKLLKLSIDRWEGLGLLRKRLGDKMIDFQQNGGYELILHTDTYDYLAGIKQVNSLFKPYFKTDVFAEDKQGCERFGFNKNLVKTMIFNSLEGQLDTGKMMSSLLQYTHHLGVKVISGAEVLEINETSQSVEVMVKNQVLGEKEVINFKAEKVAICTNAFSKRFFPDADLEPGRGQVVCTSEIPNLKIKGTFNFTEGYYYFRNINNRILFGGARNIDYDRETTEEFALTEIIQQQLEYYLREMILPEKKFTIDYRWSGIMAFGKEITPEVKKASDRIVAGFRFNGMGVALGSKVAERLTDLLLV; this is encoded by the coding sequence ATGTTGAGTTATTGGGAACATACTTCATTTATTCATTATGATTTTATTGTAGTTGGAAGTGGTATTGCGGGTTTGTCAACCGCTTGTTGTCTTAAAGAGCGTAAACCCAGTGCTTCAGTTTTAGTATTAGAAAGAGGAATATTTCCTACCGGAGCCAGTACCAAAAATGCCGGTTTTGCTTGTTTTGGAAATGTTGGTGAAATTACTGATGACTTGCGACATCTAACGGAAGAAAAGTTGTTAAAGCTTTCAATTGATCGTTGGGAAGGATTGGGCTTGTTACGCAAGCGCCTAGGGGATAAAATGATTGATTTTCAGCAAAATGGCGGATATGAATTAATTCTTCACACTGATACATACGATTACCTTGCAGGCATTAAACAAGTAAATAGCCTTTTTAAGCCGTATTTTAAAACGGATGTTTTTGCTGAAGATAAGCAAGGGTGTGAACGATTTGGGTTCAATAAGAATCTGGTGAAAACAATGATCTTTAACTCATTGGAGGGGCAACTTGATACAGGAAAAATGATGAGTTCATTACTTCAATATACTCATCATTTGGGAGTGAAAGTGATATCAGGAGCCGAAGTACTTGAAATCAACGAAACTTCACAATCGGTTGAAGTAATGGTTAAAAATCAAGTATTGGGAGAAAAAGAAGTAATTAACTTTAAAGCTGAAAAAGTAGCTATTTGCACCAACGCATTTAGTAAACGCTTTTTTCCTGATGCTGATTTAGAGCCTGGACGAGGACAAGTTGTTTGTACCTCAGAAATCCCAAATCTCAAAATTAAAGGAACTTTTAATTTTACCGAAGGGTATTATTATTTCCGTAACATTAATAATCGAATCTTATTTGGTGGTGCCCGTAATATTGATTACGATCGGGAAACTACCGAGGAATTTGCTTTAACGGAAATTATTCAACAGCAACTTGAATATTACCTGCGTGAAATGATTCTACCTGAAAAAAAATTTACCATTGACTACCGGTGGAGTGGAATCATGGCTTTTGGAAAAGAAATTACGCCTGAAGTGAAAAAAGCCAGCGATCGTATTGTCGCAGGATTTCGATTTAACGGCATGGGTGTAGCATTGGGAAGCAAGGTTGCCGAACGCTTAACCGACTTGTTATTAGTATAA
- a CDS encoding bile acid:sodium symporter family protein, which produces MLHKEPTLIQRILTRLAQFGLDGFILGIILVILLGKLLPGPGVYEGVFSLKSFATYGASLIFFFYGLKLNREKLINGLSNWRLHLMVQLSTYLIFPLVVFTAFKFFGINSTSLLWTGALFLSAIPSTVSSSVVMVSIAGGNIPAAIFNASISSLVGVFLTPFWMEIFLSASSGTFDFTDVVLKLIFQVLIPVMLGLWLNPHLGKLADKYRMQLRYFDQSVILLIVYTSFSESFASRVFDGYSILELMMLGGLMIALFFVGFYLISASANLLKFNRADRITAVFCGSKKSLVHGTVMSKVIFSNGGSLGVILLPLMIYHAMQLVICSFIAQKMMREKH; this is translated from the coding sequence ATGCTACATAAAGAACCAACACTTATACAACGTATTTTAACCCGATTAGCACAGTTTGGGTTAGACGGATTTATACTCGGGATTATTTTGGTAATTCTATTAGGAAAATTATTGCCAGGACCGGGAGTGTATGAAGGTGTATTTTCTTTAAAATCTTTTGCTACTTATGGAGCTTCATTAATCTTTTTCTTTTATGGGTTAAAGCTCAATAGAGAAAAACTGATTAATGGCTTAAGTAACTGGCGATTGCATTTGATGGTGCAGCTTTCTACTTATTTGATATTTCCACTTGTAGTTTTCACTGCATTTAAATTTTTTGGCATAAACAGTACTTCTTTGCTCTGGACAGGGGCATTGTTTTTATCGGCCATACCATCTACAGTATCATCATCAGTGGTTATGGTGTCTATTGCAGGTGGAAACATACCTGCTGCAATTTTTAATGCTAGTATTTCAAGTTTAGTGGGTGTTTTTTTAACGCCTTTCTGGATGGAAATATTTCTTTCCGCATCATCCGGTACTTTTGATTTTACAGATGTTGTTTTAAAACTGATTTTTCAGGTATTGATTCCAGTGATGTTGGGTTTGTGGTTGAATCCTCACCTGGGTAAATTAGCTGATAAATACAGAATGCAATTGCGTTATTTTGATCAATCGGTCATTTTACTCATTGTTTATACTTCATTTAGTGAGTCATTTGCCAGCCGTGTTTTTGATGGCTATTCAATATTGGAGTTGATGATGTTAGGTGGCTTGATGATAGCCCTGTTTTTTGTAGGTTTTTATCTGATTTCTGCCAGTGCTAATCTGTTGAAGTTTAACAGGGCTGATAGAATAACAGCAGTTTTTTGTGGTTCGAAGAAATCGCTAGTGCACGGAACAGTTATGTCGAAAGTAATTTTTTCAAACGGCGGATCGCTGGGAGTAATTTTGTTGCCTTTAATGATTTACCACGCCATGCAGTTGGTTATTTGCAGCTTTATTGCTCAAAAGATGATGCGCGAAAAGCACTAA
- the guaA gene encoding glutamine-hydrolyzing GMP synthase: protein MLEKIIILDFGSQFTQLIARRVRELNVYCEIHPYNHLPEFDESVKGIIFSGSPHSVREENAPSVDLSLFHNKYPVLGVCYGAQFIAQSMGGNVLPSKIREYGRANLSTINNDHELLKGLTDNSQVWMSHGDTISEVPENFEVIASTDSVRVAAYHIKNTQTYGIQFHPEVTHSLEGKLLLDNFLVQVCGLSQNWTPNSFIETTISDLQNKLGDDKVVLGLSGGVDSTVAAVLLNKAIGKNLYCIFVDNGLLRKNEFESVLKQYEGMGLNVKGVDAKQRFYDALAGLKDPEAKRKAIGRVFIEVFDDEAHQIENVKWLGQGTIYPDVIESVSVKGPSATIKSHHNVGGLPDFMKLKVVEPLRSLFKDEVRRVGKNLGIADELLGRHPFPGPGLAIRILGDITPEKVHILQQADAIYIDNLRSSGLYDKVWQAGAIFLPVQSVGVMGDERTYENVIALRAVESVDGMTADWCHLPYELLAKISNEIINNVKGINRVVYDISSKPPATIEWE from the coding sequence ATGCTGGAAAAAATTATCATTCTTGATTTCGGTTCTCAGTTTACTCAATTAATTGCCCGTAGAGTTAGAGAACTCAATGTTTACTGTGAAATTCATCCTTATAACCACCTTCCTGAATTTGACGAAAGTGTTAAAGGTATAATCTTTTCAGGTTCTCCACACTCAGTTCGAGAAGAAAATGCCCCTAGTGTTGATTTGTCGCTATTCCATAATAAATATCCCGTGTTAGGAGTTTGTTACGGTGCACAGTTTATAGCACAAAGTATGGGCGGGAATGTATTACCCTCAAAAATTCGCGAATATGGTCGTGCAAATTTGAGCACCATCAACAATGATCATGAGCTTTTAAAGGGATTAACCGACAATTCCCAGGTATGGATGTCGCACGGTGATACTATTTCTGAAGTACCGGAAAATTTTGAAGTTATTGCAAGCACGGATTCAGTTCGAGTTGCTGCCTATCATATTAAAAATACTCAAACCTACGGAATTCAGTTTCATCCAGAGGTTACACACTCTTTGGAAGGGAAATTGTTATTAGATAATTTCTTGGTACAGGTTTGTGGATTATCTCAAAACTGGACTCCTAACTCATTCATTGAAACTACTATTTCAGATTTACAAAATAAGTTAGGTGATGATAAAGTAGTATTAGGTCTTTCAGGGGGAGTGGACTCAACTGTAGCAGCTGTATTATTGAACAAAGCAATTGGTAAAAACCTGTATTGTATTTTTGTTGATAACGGCCTGTTGCGTAAAAATGAGTTTGAAAGCGTATTAAAACAATACGAAGGAATGGGCTTAAACGTGAAGGGGGTTGATGCTAAACAACGTTTTTATGATGCTTTAGCAGGCTTAAAAGATCCGGAGGCTAAACGTAAAGCTATTGGTCGTGTATTTATTGAAGTATTTGATGATGAAGCTCATCAAATTGAAAATGTTAAATGGCTAGGTCAGGGTACCATTTATCCTGATGTTATCGAATCAGTTTCAGTGAAAGGACCTTCAGCTACCATTAAATCACATCATAACGTAGGTGGTTTGCCTGATTTTATGAAACTAAAGGTGGTAGAACCATTACGTTCATTATTTAAAGATGAGGTGCGCAGGGTTGGAAAAAACTTAGGAATTGCAGATGAGTTATTGGGACGTCATCCTTTCCCTGGGCCAGGTTTAGCAATTCGTATTTTAGGGGATATTACACCAGAGAAAGTACATATATTGCAACAAGCTGATGCTATTTATATCGATAACCTTCGTTCATCAGGTTTGTATGATAAGGTGTGGCAGGCTGGTGCAATCTTTTTACCAGTGCAATCAGTGGGTGTGATGGGCGATGAGCGTACCTATGAAAACGTAATCGCTTTACGTGCAGTTGAATCAGTTGATGGTATGACCGCCGATTGGTGTCATTTACCATATGAGTTATTAGCAAAAATTTCAAACGAAATCATCAATAACGTAAAAGGAATTAACCGCGTTGTATATGACATCAGTTCTAAACCGCCTGCAACTATTGAGTGGGAATAA
- a CDS encoding deoxycytidylate deaminase: protein MKRPEFDDIFMNLATELAGRSHCVKAHVGAVLTKDTRIISIGYNGPPAGTHNCDEDWPEHGCPRDSKGSCSLALHAEENAILYAVKNGASLEGSTLYVTLSPCLPCARLIFTSGIKKVIFLKSYAEYKGLPSDEGVDFLRRFGVEVSKYLSVDEKELIPSAVTV from the coding sequence ATGAAGCGTCCGGAATTTGATGATATATTTATGAATTTGGCCACGGAGTTGGCAGGCCGTTCACATTGTGTAAAAGCCCATGTTGGAGCAGTGTTGACAAAAGATACCCGTATTATTTCTATCGGTTATAATGGCCCTCCTGCCGGGACTCATAATTGTGATGAAGATTGGCCTGAACACGGTTGCCCTCGTGATTCAAAAGGAAGTTGTTCCCTGGCATTACATGCTGAAGAAAATGCCATCTTATACGCCGTAAAAAATGGAGCTTCGCTGGAAGGCTCTACCCTGTACGTTACGTTATCACCTTGCTTACCTTGTGCACGTTTAATTTTTACATCGGGTATTAAAAAAGTTATCTTCTTAAAATCATATGCCGAGTATAAAGGCCTGCCTAGTGATGAAGGAGTTGATTTTTTACGACGGTTTGGGGTTGAAGTATCCAAATACTTATCTGTGGATGAAAAAGAGTTGATTCCATCCGCCGTTACTGTTTAA
- a CDS encoding carbon-nitrogen hydrolase: MRENLNFKKVVKVGLVQMSCAKEPAINLEKAIAKIREAAAKGAQIVCLQELFTSLYFCDVEDYENFKLAEPIPGPSTDALQKIAAELGVVIIASLFEKRAQGLYHNTTAVIDADGAYLGKYRKMHIPDDPAYYEKFYFTPGDLGYKTFKTKFATLGVLICWDQWYPEAARITSLMGAEILFYPTAIGWATSQDEATNTEQYNAWQTIQRSHAVANGVHVVSVNRVGFEQEGLMKFWGGSFVSNPFGSLLYKASHEEEEVAVVEVDLKKSDSYRTHWPFLRDRRIESYQPITKRFIDEE, translated from the coding sequence TTGCGCGAAAATTTAAACTTTAAAAAAGTGGTAAAAGTAGGATTAGTTCAAATGTCGTGCGCTAAAGAGCCGGCAATAAACCTCGAAAAAGCAATTGCTAAAATTCGCGAGGCCGCAGCAAAGGGGGCTCAAATTGTTTGTTTGCAAGAGCTTTTTACTTCATTGTATTTTTGCGATGTTGAAGACTACGAAAACTTTAAACTAGCCGAACCAATTCCTGGCCCTTCTACAGATGCTTTGCAAAAGATCGCGGCTGAATTAGGAGTTGTTATTATTGCTTCGCTGTTTGAAAAGCGCGCACAAGGATTATATCATAATACTACTGCTGTAATTGATGCAGATGGGGCCTATTTGGGTAAATACCGTAAAATGCACATTCCTGATGATCCTGCATATTATGAGAAGTTTTATTTTACTCCAGGCGACTTAGGTTATAAAACATTTAAAACGAAGTTTGCTACTCTTGGAGTATTAATTTGCTGGGATCAATGGTACCCAGAAGCGGCCCGTATTACTTCATTAATGGGGGCTGAGATTTTGTTTTATCCAACTGCTATTGGATGGGCAACTTCTCAGGATGAAGCTACCAATACAGAACAATATAATGCTTGGCAAACCATTCAACGCTCCCATGCAGTTGCAAATGGAGTGCACGTAGTAAGTGTAAACCGTGTAGGATTTGAACAAGAGGGTTTAATGAAATTCTGGGGAGGATCTTTTGTAAGTAATCCATTTGGCTCACTACTTTACAAAGCGTCTCATGAGGAAGAAGAAGTTGCAGTGGTTGAAGTTGATCTTAAAAAAAGTGACAGTTATCGTACTCATTGGCCATTCCTTCGTGATCGACGAATTGAAAGTTATCAGCCAATTACCAAGCGGTTTATTGATGAGGAATAG
- a CDS encoding LysE family translocator has protein sequence MLLAIFSGIIVGLVLSLLTGPTFFSLLKISISRGFKSGVYFSAGVFLSDVIYIVLAVVFSLLIGFEEQYRQIIYIIGGTFLVGIGSYYIFKKVKISNEPTKALKNTAYFFKGFLMCMLNPMMLFYWITISTKFTESYTHPELLGFLAATSLTILSSDIGKSYFVSKYRSYINTRHIMWLNKTAGVVIVGYAVFRLLIPVILKHV, from the coding sequence ATGCTATTGGCCATTTTTTCAGGAATTATTGTCGGATTAGTGCTTTCATTGCTTACTGGCCCTACATTCTTTTCATTACTAAAAATAAGTATCAGCAGAGGCTTTAAATCAGGCGTTTACTTTTCTGCTGGTGTATTTTTAAGTGATGTTATTTATATAGTTTTAGCTGTAGTTTTCAGCTTACTTATCGGTTTTGAAGAGCAATACCGGCAAATAATCTACATTATTGGAGGCACGTTTTTAGTGGGCATAGGAAGCTATTATATTTTCAAAAAGGTAAAAATTTCCAATGAACCTACTAAAGCATTAAAAAATACAGCCTACTTTTTCAAGGGTTTTTTAATGTGTATGTTAAACCCAATGATGCTCTTTTATTGGATTACCATTTCAACCAAATTTACTGAGTCATACACCCACCCTGAACTTCTTGGTTTCTTAGCTGCCACATCTCTAACAATTCTGAGTTCTGATATTGGGAAATCATATTTTGTAAGCAAATACCGCAGTTATATCAATACACGACATATCATGTGGCTCAATAAAACTGCTGGAGTGGTGATAGTTGGGTATGCTGTATTCAGATTGCTGATCCCTGTGATCTTAAAACATGTTTAA
- a CDS encoding class II glutamine amidotransferase, translating into MSDAIKHECGIALIRLRKPLSYYHEKYGTALYGLNKLYLMMEKQVNRGQDGAGIATIKLDIEPGNRYISRQRSTSSRAVTEIFEYVLGKYADLQRKNPELLNDVQWLKEHVPFMGEVLLGHLRYGTHGQNSIENCHPFLRQNNWQTRNLVVAGNFNMTNVDELLAQLYELGQHPKEKADTVTVLEKIGHFLDDENQKLFDKFKKQGYSNVEISKLIASHIDVNKILTRSAKTWDGGYAICGLMGHGDAFVMRDPSGIRPAFKYIDDEVVVVASERPAIQTAFNIPVEAISEVQPGHALIIKKDGSISEEMFRDPLERKSCSFERIYFSRGSDTSIYQERKKLGKLLVPAIVNSINHDIQNTVFSFIPNTAEVAFYGMVEGVHEHIRCRQKDLLKESDNLTDERIDQILNLKPRVEKLAIKDAKLRTFITQDSDRNDLVNHVYDVTYGVVKKGVDNLVAIDDSIVRGTTLKQSIIRILDRLGPKKIVIVSSAPQIRYPDCYGIDMSRMGEFVAFQAAISLLKKSGKEQLIKEVYEKCKAQEGLPKEDVKNYVKEIYAPFTDEEISAEVSRIVTPEGINAEVEVIFQSLDNLHIACPNDLGDWYFSGNYPTPGGNKVVNRAFINFMEGRNQRAYA; encoded by the coding sequence ATGAGTGACGCGATTAAACACGAGTGCGGAATAGCACTAATCCGATTACGTAAGCCTTTAAGTTATTATCACGAGAAGTACGGAACGGCATTGTACGGTTTAAACAAACTGTACTTAATGATGGAAAAACAGGTTAACCGTGGACAAGACGGTGCCGGAATTGCAACCATCAAGTTAGATATCGAACCCGGAAATCGATATATAAGCCGTCAGCGCTCAACTTCTTCTAGAGCTGTAACCGAAATCTTCGAATACGTTTTAGGCAAATATGCCGATCTTCAACGTAAAAATCCTGAACTACTTAATGATGTACAATGGTTAAAGGAGCATGTGCCTTTTATGGGCGAAGTGTTACTTGGCCACTTGCGTTATGGTACTCATGGGCAAAACAGCATTGAAAACTGTCACCCATTTTTGCGTCAAAATAACTGGCAAACCCGCAATTTGGTGGTAGCCGGTAATTTTAACATGACCAATGTGGATGAACTTTTGGCTCAATTATATGAATTAGGCCAGCATCCTAAAGAAAAAGCTGATACGGTAACAGTGTTGGAAAAAATTGGTCATTTCTTGGATGACGAGAATCAAAAATTGTTCGATAAGTTTAAGAAGCAAGGATATTCAAATGTCGAGATCTCTAAACTAATTGCTTCGCACATAGATGTTAATAAAATTTTAACTCGCTCAGCTAAAACCTGGGATGGGGGATATGCCATTTGTGGATTAATGGGGCACGGAGATGCTTTTGTTATGCGTGACCCTTCAGGTATTCGTCCGGCATTTAAATATATCGATGATGAAGTTGTTGTGGTTGCATCAGAGCGCCCTGCAATTCAAACTGCTTTTAATATCCCTGTTGAAGCTATTTCTGAAGTACAGCCAGGTCATGCTTTAATTATTAAAAAGGATGGCAGTATTTCTGAAGAAATGTTCCGCGATCCGTTGGAACGTAAATCATGTTCGTTCGAGCGTATTTATTTTTCAAGAGGAAGTGATACCAGTATTTACCAAGAGCGCAAAAAATTAGGTAAACTATTGGTGCCTGCAATTGTTAATTCCATAAATCACGATATTCAAAATACAGTATTTTCATTTATTCCGAATACCGCCGAGGTTGCATTTTATGGAATGGTTGAAGGTGTACATGAGCACATTCGCTGCCGTCAGAAAGACTTGCTAAAAGAAAGCGATAATCTTACCGACGAGCGAATTGATCAAATTTTGAACTTGAAACCTCGCGTTGAAAAATTGGCTATTAAAGATGCTAAGTTACGCACTTTCATTACCCAAGATTCAGATCGTAATGATTTGGTTAATCATGTGTATGACGTAACGTATGGGGTTGTCAAAAAAGGCGTGGACAATTTGGTGGCCATTGATGATTCAATAGTACGTGGTACTACTTTAAAACAAAGTATTATCCGTATTCTGGATCGTTTGGGGCCTAAAAAAATCGTAATTGTTTCATCCGCTCCTCAAATTCGCTATCCAGATTGTTATGGTATTGATATGAGTCGAATGGGTGAGTTTGTGGCATTCCAGGCTGCAATTTCCTTACTGAAAAAGTCAGGTAAAGAGCAGCTTATTAAAGAAGTTTACGAAAAATGTAAAGCTCAGGAGGGCCTGCCTAAAGAAGATGTTAAAAATTACGTGAAAGAAATTTATGCGCCGTTTACCGATGAAGAAATCTCGGCTGAAGTTTCACGCATTGTTACTCCTGAAGGCATAAATGCTGAAGTAGAGGTGATTTTCCAATCATTGGATAACTTGCATATAGCTTGTCCAAACGACTTGGGAGATTGGTATTTCTCAGGAAACTATCCGACACCAGGGGGGAATAAAGTAGTGAATAGGGCATTTATCAACTTTATGGAAGGCCGCAATCAGCGTGCATACGCATAA
- a CDS encoding agmatine deiminase family protein, with amino-acid sequence MQNINTSIPSGYHFPAEWAKHTATWLSWPHKEASWPGKIDTIYPIYAQFIKAVAEGEQVCINVNDEQMKSFAITQLEIQGVDLSKVSFFIHPTNDAWCRDHGPAFLINPVEKKKIIVDWGYNAWGEKYPPYDLDDVIPTRIAKHYDIPVFYPGIVMEGGSVDFNGAGTILTTTACLLNQNRNPHLNQGQIEEYLHKYYGAEQILWLGDGIVGDDTDGHIDDITRFVNEDTVVTVVEQNKNDENYQPLKENLDELKKMRLLNGKQLNIVELPMPDAVIYEDTRLPASYANFYISNAAVVVPTYRCKQDQAALDILTQCFPDRKVIGLDSTDIIWGLGSFHCLSQQEPSV; translated from the coding sequence ATGCAAAATATAAATACTTCTATCCCTTCAGGCTATCATTTTCCTGCCGAATGGGCTAAACATACAGCAACATGGCTTAGCTGGCCTCATAAAGAGGCATCATGGCCTGGTAAAATTGATACTATTTATCCCATCTATGCGCAGTTTATTAAAGCTGTTGCCGAAGGCGAGCAGGTTTGCATTAATGTAAACGATGAGCAAATGAAATCATTTGCCATTACCCAGCTAGAAATACAGGGTGTTGATTTGTCAAAAGTTTCGTTTTTCATTCATCCTACCAATGATGCCTGGTGTCGTGATCATGGTCCTGCGTTTTTGATTAATCCTGTTGAAAAGAAAAAAATCATTGTTGATTGGGGGTACAATGCTTGGGGTGAGAAGTATCCTCCTTATGATCTGGATGACGTAATCCCTACCCGTATAGCAAAACATTACGATATTCCGGTTTTCTATCCTGGTATTGTAATGGAAGGGGGCTCAGTAGATTTTAATGGCGCAGGAACAATTTTAACAACAACAGCTTGTTTGTTAAATCAAAACCGTAACCCACATTTAAATCAGGGGCAAATAGAAGAATACCTGCACAAATACTATGGTGCAGAACAAATATTATGGCTTGGCGATGGTATTGTTGGGGATGATACTGACGGACACATAGATGACATTACCCGATTCGTAAATGAGGATACAGTAGTTACAGTTGTTGAACAGAATAAGAACGACGAAAACTACCAGCCTTTAAAAGAGAATTTGGATGAATTGAAGAAAATGCGTTTACTTAATGGTAAACAACTTAATATAGTGGAGTTACCTATGCCAGATGCCGTGATTTATGAAGATACACGTTTGCCGGCATCATATGCTAACTTCTATATTTCAAATGCCGCAGTGGTGGTGCCAACCTATCGTTGTAAGCAAGACCAGGCTGCTTTAGATATTTTGACTCAATGTTTTCCTGATAGAAAAGTTATCGGTCTGGATTCTACTGATATAATTTGGGGACTGGGCAGTTTTCACTGTTTAAGCCAGCAGGAACCATCAGTGTAA
- a CDS encoding ABC transporter substrate-binding protein, with protein MTSVLNRLQLLSGNNFFSALILAAAFTVASCSTKTIQPQMPTGPSAEKTVKDDDKRAKEPAVFSRNANKEPVISLVLPFNVDKIDLSTASTKKDLEPSAVALDFYQGFRLGLDSATQNGKKIKLMVFDSKDDTVEVRNLARKQAIINSNLVIGPLYPSEIRSFNPIAVQNQQYFVSPLSPRVVVKGNPYFIVPVCPMEIHARKAAEFIIKKFETNRLMILKGPDSDEENFVKPFKAAFEEQSIGTAISEYRTTSNTFDPMVSKLVKGQNNILLVSSANKAFWQALLKFLDKNSKEYSFTVFAYPGSERLATSLGLKNLEKYNLYFTSSYHIDRNEPGTAAFFTRYKQAYAVEPSEYAIKGFDIGFFFAKLLSSHITDYDKYINKFYNGIHNNFQFVKTENGFLNESLKVLKVENSKFVEQK; from the coding sequence ATGACATCAGTTCTAAACCGCCTGCAACTATTGAGTGGGAATAATTTTTTCAGTGCGCTGATTTTAGCGGCGGCATTTACAGTTGCTTCTTGTTCAACGAAAACAATACAACCTCAAATGCCAACCGGTCCGTCGGCTGAGAAAACGGTTAAAGATGATGATAAAAGAGCTAAGGAACCTGCCGTATTTTCAAGAAATGCCAATAAAGAGCCGGTAATTTCATTGGTGTTGCCATTCAATGTTGATAAAATTGATTTATCGACAGCAAGTACCAAAAAAGATCTTGAACCTTCTGCTGTGGCCCTTGATTTTTATCAAGGCTTCCGCTTGGGTTTGGATTCGGCTACTCAAAATGGCAAGAAAATTAAATTAATGGTTTTTGATAGTAAAGACGATACCGTTGAGGTGCGTAACCTTGCTCGAAAGCAAGCTATCATCAATAGTAATTTAGTGATCGGCCCATTGTATCCGTCAGAAATCCGCTCGTTTAATCCTATTGCTGTTCAAAATCAGCAGTACTTTGTGTCTCCTTTGTCGCCGCGTGTGGTTGTAAAAGGCAATCCATATTTCATTGTTCCGGTTTGTCCGATGGAGATTCATGCCCGCAAGGCTGCAGAGTTTATCATCAAAAAGTTTGAAACAAACCGACTAATGATTTTAAAAGGACCTGACTCTGACGAAGAGAACTTTGTTAAGCCATTTAAGGCTGCATTTGAAGAACAAAGTATTGGAACAGCAATAAGTGAGTATCGAACTACTTCTAATACGTTTGATCCGATGGTGAGTAAGCTGGTAAAAGGGCAGAACAATATCCTGTTGGTTTCATCAGCTAATAAAGCATTTTGGCAAGCTTTATTAAAGTTTCTGGATAAAAATTCTAAGGAATACAGTTTCACTGTGTTTGCTTATCCGGGTTCTGAACGTTTGGCAACTTCATTGGGGTTGAAAAATTTGGAGAAGTACAATCTATATTTTACATCTTCATACCATATTGATCGTAATGAACCAGGAACTGCCGCTTTTTTTACACGGTATAAGCAAGCATATGCGGTTGAACCTAGCGAGTATGCTATTAAAGGATTCGATATAGGCTTTTTCTTTGCAAAGCTGCTTTCATCGCATATTACTGATTACGATAAATACATCAACAAGTTTTATAACGGAATTCATAACAATTTTCAATTTGTTAAAACCGAAAATGGCTTTTTGAACGAAAGCCTGAAGGTATTAAAGGTTGAAAACTCGAAGTTTGTAGAACAGAAATAA